Proteins encoded together in one Chitinophaga lutea window:
- a CDS encoding PepSY-associated TM helix domain-containing protein, with amino-acid sequence MKATKPNWASHQRRWFGKWHLYLGIIAGAIVAFTGLTGSILVFQDEIDRALNRELFETMEQQHRLEIGEIIPLVKAKHPGLRFDYIMGDQDNKPNRAYRLFNFKTEEEFFVNPYTAELSGKRIHESSFIHVVTELHRRLLVPAAGQYIVGLATLCLLILTISGLRLWIPVKWAQLKSVLTVKFSAGFKRQNYDWHNVLGFYSSPVVAVLALTGITFTFSPLVIALIFLLNGMPPQGVGQLLSPKSAHTAGAQPLSPGGVIYAAEQAMPGIRVVGVAFPADSTGSYRLDVLGAGLPRGGKREMIILDQYTGKVLLNSRKDFPTSGRAYLAWLQPLHFGTFGGWPTRILAVLGGLMPLLLFITGFIIWWPRYRKQNGKGKWDDVPVRVALSASGGWQYFAQNTLAGFRYAGWVLLLSGVMGALYGLISGIIWQPAVFTITFTAFFVILNFVVALPVFGLHLLKFLFVRRGGRGAVRYFALSLAFLLVFMAAYLLLMQTGLLQF; translated from the coding sequence ATGAAAGCTACCAAACCCAACTGGGCATCCCACCAGCGCCGCTGGTTCGGCAAATGGCATCTTTACCTCGGTATTATCGCCGGTGCCATCGTCGCTTTTACCGGCCTGACCGGCAGTATCCTCGTATTCCAGGATGAAATAGACCGCGCGCTCAACCGTGAACTGTTCGAGACCATGGAGCAGCAGCACCGGCTGGAGATCGGGGAAATCATCCCGCTGGTCAAAGCCAAACACCCCGGCCTGCGCTTCGATTATATCATGGGCGACCAGGACAACAAACCCAACCGCGCCTACCGCCTGTTTAACTTTAAAACGGAAGAAGAGTTTTTCGTCAACCCCTATACCGCCGAGCTCAGCGGCAAACGCATTCATGAAAGCTCGTTCATCCATGTGGTGACGGAGCTGCACCGCCGGTTGCTGGTGCCCGCGGCAGGCCAATACATCGTTGGACTGGCCACGCTGTGCCTGCTCATCCTGACGATCAGCGGCCTCCGCCTGTGGATACCCGTCAAATGGGCGCAGCTGAAATCCGTGCTCACGGTAAAGTTCAGCGCCGGTTTCAAGCGCCAGAACTACGACTGGCACAACGTGCTGGGGTTTTATTCCTCGCCGGTAGTGGCCGTGCTGGCCCTCACCGGTATCACCTTCACGTTCTCGCCGCTGGTGATCGCCCTCATTTTTTTGCTCAACGGCATGCCCCCGCAGGGGGTAGGGCAATTGTTGAGCCCTAAATCGGCCCATACCGCCGGTGCCCAGCCCCTCAGTCCCGGAGGCGTTATTTATGCCGCCGAACAGGCCATGCCCGGCATCCGGGTAGTAGGGGTGGCTTTCCCGGCAGACAGCACCGGCAGCTACCGCCTCGACGTACTGGGTGCGGGCCTGCCCAGGGGCGGCAAACGCGAAATGATCATCCTCGACCAGTATACCGGCAAAGTGCTGCTCAACAGCCGGAAAGACTTCCCCACTTCCGGCCGGGCTTACCTCGCCTGGCTGCAGCCTTTGCATTTCGGCACGTTCGGGGGCTGGCCCACGCGCATACTGGCCGTACTGGGCGGCCTGATGCCCCTGTTGCTCTTCATCACCGGTTTTATCATCTGGTGGCCCCGCTACCGGAAGCAGAACGGCAAAGGCAAATGGGACGATGTGCCCGTCAGGGTAGCGTTGTCCGCCTCCGGCGGCTGGCAGTATTTTGCACAGAACACCCTGGCCGGTTTCCGCTACGCGGGGTGGGTATTGCTCCTTTCGGGGGTGATGGGAGCGTTGTACGGGCTCATTTCGGGCATTATCTGGCAGCCGGCGGTGTTCACTATCACCTTTACCGCCTTTTTTGTGATCCTCAACTTTGTGGTGGCTTTGCCCGTGTTCGGCCTCCATCTGCTGAAATTCCTGTTCGTTCGCCGGGGCGGCCGCGGTGCAGTGCGGTATTTCGCCCTTTCGCTCGCCTTTCTGCTCGTATTCATGGCGGCTTACCTGCTGCTGATGCAGACGGGGCTTCTTCAGTTTTGA
- a CDS encoding DUF6786 family protein: MELFRHIMKNYLICSAMLLAACGPGSKQRQKTQQGDSTVASISRPENFGADVAFLQTHVETIVLKDSTSKAAIAVVPAWQGRVMTSTAEGDDGRSLGWLNHSLIADGKIQPHINAYGGEDRFWLGPEGSQNSFYFAPGDTFNLSRWQVPAPIDTEPFNVVQKSKASVSFEKDMQLTNYKGHVFHIRARRTITLIARRDIRNYLGVDLHKSVHAVAFHSANTIINSGKQKWDTASGMPSIWILGMFPASAKNMVVVPLRNGSNVNDAYFGKVPAERLAVENKVAFFKADANHRSKIGVPQADCYNYLGSYDAEHKVLTIVQFTLPRSPQRYVNAVWGVQPNPFGGDVLNAYNDGPPAGNQPQLGRFFELESSSPAAGLKPGGALEHYHRTIHLQGEEKRLGPIVEKLFGVTLAEIRKRV; the protein is encoded by the coding sequence ATGGAACTATTCCGCCATATCATGAAAAATTACCTGATCTGCAGCGCCATGCTGCTGGCTGCCTGCGGCCCCGGGTCGAAGCAGCGGCAGAAAACGCAGCAGGGCGATTCAACGGTCGCTTCCATTTCCCGCCCGGAGAATTTTGGCGCCGACGTGGCCTTCCTGCAAACCCATGTGGAAACGATCGTGTTGAAAGACAGCACCAGCAAAGCAGCCATCGCCGTTGTGCCCGCCTGGCAGGGCCGGGTGATGACCAGCACGGCGGAAGGCGACGACGGCCGCAGCCTCGGATGGCTCAACCATTCCCTCATCGCAGACGGTAAAATACAACCGCACATCAACGCTTATGGCGGGGAAGACCGCTTCTGGCTGGGCCCGGAAGGCAGCCAGAACAGTTTCTATTTTGCGCCCGGCGATACTTTCAACCTCTCCCGCTGGCAGGTACCGGCGCCTATCGATACGGAACCTTTCAACGTGGTGCAAAAAAGCAAGGCTTCCGTGAGCTTCGAAAAAGACATGCAGCTCACCAATTACAAAGGCCACGTATTCCATATCAGAGCCCGTCGTACCATTACGCTCATCGCCCGCCGGGATATCCGTAACTACCTGGGGGTAGACCTCCATAAAAGCGTGCATGCGGTAGCCTTTCATTCGGCCAATACCATCATCAACAGCGGCAAACAGAAATGGGACACGGCTTCCGGTATGCCTTCCATCTGGATACTGGGCATGTTCCCCGCCTCTGCGAAAAACATGGTGGTGGTGCCGCTCCGCAATGGCAGCAACGTAAATGATGCATACTTCGGAAAAGTGCCGGCGGAAAGGCTGGCGGTGGAGAACAAGGTGGCGTTTTTCAAGGCGGATGCCAACCACCGCAGCAAAATAGGCGTACCGCAGGCGGATTGTTATAACTACCTCGGCAGTTACGACGCAGAACACAAAGTGCTTACCATCGTACAATTCACACTGCCCCGCAGCCCGCAGCGATATGTGAACGCGGTTTGGGGCGTACAGCCGAACCCATTCGGCGGCGATGTTTTAAATGCATACAACGACGGTCCTCCTGCCGGCAACCAGCCGCAGCTGGGCCGCTTCTTCGAACTGGAAAGCTCCTCTCCCGCCGCGGGCCTGAAACCAGGCGGCGCGCTGGAACATTATCACCGCACCATTCATTTACAGGGGGAAGAAAAACGCCTGGGACCGATCGTTGAAAAATTGTTCGGGGTTACGCTGGCCGAGATCAGGAAACGGGTGTAA
- a CDS encoding IMPACT family protein, with amino-acid sequence MEVYYTIEKKAVAEFKDRGSKFLAYAYPVKNTDEVKECLQEVKKEHPKATHHCYAYRLGTDGLQFRAVDDGEPSGSAGKPILGQIDSKQLTDVLVVVVRYFGGTLLGVPGLINAYKMSCALVLQLIPAVQKNVEAKYKLSFDYTILNEVMMVVKQNNCTVLRQDLQLFCSMEIGIPKASLDLCLLRLKDIYNLEVAPA; translated from the coding sequence ATGGAAGTTTATTACACGATAGAGAAAAAGGCAGTAGCAGAGTTTAAAGACAGAGGGAGTAAATTCCTGGCATATGCATACCCCGTTAAGAACACCGATGAGGTGAAAGAATGTTTGCAGGAAGTTAAAAAAGAACATCCCAAAGCCACCCATCATTGTTACGCATACCGCCTCGGCACCGATGGGCTGCAGTTCCGCGCGGTAGACGATGGCGAGCCCTCCGGTTCGGCCGGTAAGCCCATCCTCGGGCAAATCGACAGCAAACAGCTGACGGACGTGCTGGTAGTGGTAGTGCGGTATTTCGGGGGCACGCTGCTGGGCGTACCGGGCCTGATCAATGCCTATAAAATGTCGTGTGCCCTGGTGTTGCAGCTGATCCCCGCGGTACAGAAAAATGTGGAAGCAAAGTATAAACTGTCGTTCGACTATACCATCCTGAACGAAGTGATGATGGTGGTGAAACAGAATAACTGCACGGTGCTGCGGCAGGATTTACAGCTTTTCTGCAGCATGGAGATCGGTATCCCCAAAGCCAGTCTTGATTTGTGTTTGCTGCGACTGAAAGATATCTACAACCTGGAAGTGGCGCCGGCCTGA
- the ribD gene encoding bifunctional diaminohydroxyphosphoribosylaminopyrimidine deaminase/5-amino-6-(5-phosphoribosylamino)uracil reductase RibD, producing MERNLHEFFMQRCLQLARLGEGKVAPNPVVGAVLVHEGQIIGEGYHRVYGQAHAEVNCINSVPPSLQELIPKSTMYVTLEPCAHHGKTPPCADLIVSVNIPRVVIGCVDTFSEVAGRGIQKLEAAGVEVTTGVLETACRHINRRFFTYHEQQRPYIVLKWAQSKDGYIAPDSGLPVAISNKYTNRLVHQWRSHEMAIMVGTQTALTDNPQLTTRLWPGKSPIRLVIDRDLKVPADHHLYNDEAPSVFITAVTGRKKTIVLDFNKDILPPLMAELHAAGIQSVMVEGGAKLLESFIRAGLWDEMRVITGEALLGSGLRAPAVRQAQLQEEQELQGDHIAVYIPAPSST from the coding sequence ATGGAGCGGAATCTGCACGAATTTTTCATGCAACGATGTTTGCAACTGGCCCGCCTGGGCGAGGGCAAGGTAGCGCCTAACCCCGTCGTGGGGGCGGTGCTCGTGCATGAAGGGCAGATCATCGGCGAAGGGTACCACCGGGTATACGGCCAGGCGCACGCGGAAGTGAACTGCATCAACAGCGTACCGCCGTCGCTGCAGGAGCTGATCCCCAAGTCGACCATGTACGTTACGCTCGAGCCCTGCGCGCATCACGGCAAAACGCCGCCCTGCGCGGATCTGATCGTGTCGGTGAACATCCCCCGCGTGGTGATCGGTTGCGTGGATACGTTTTCCGAAGTGGCCGGCCGCGGCATTCAAAAGCTGGAAGCCGCGGGCGTGGAAGTGACTACGGGCGTGCTGGAAACGGCCTGCCGCCACATCAACCGCCGCTTCTTCACTTATCACGAACAGCAACGGCCGTACATCGTGCTGAAATGGGCGCAGTCGAAAGACGGCTATATAGCGCCTGATAGCGGCCTGCCGGTCGCTATTTCGAACAAATACACCAACAGGTTGGTGCATCAGTGGCGCAGCCATGAAATGGCCATCATGGTAGGTACGCAAACCGCGCTTACAGACAATCCGCAGCTCACCACAAGGCTCTGGCCCGGTAAAAGCCCTATCCGGCTGGTCATTGACCGCGACCTGAAAGTACCGGCGGATCATCACCTGTACAACGACGAAGCGCCGTCAGTTTTTATCACCGCGGTAACCGGCCGTAAAAAAACGATCGTACTTGATTTTAATAAGGATATCTTGCCCCCGTTGATGGCCGAGCTGCATGCCGCCGGCATCCAGAGCGTGATGGTGGAAGGCGGGGCGAAATTGCTGGAAAGTTTTATCCGCGCCGGTTTGTGGGACGAAATGAGGGTCATCACCGGCGAGGCGTTATTGGGCAGCGGCCTCCGCGCACCGGCCGTCCGGCAGGCGCAATTACAGGAAGAACAGGAGCTGCAGGGCGATCACATCGCCGTGTATATACCTGCCCCTTCATCAACTTAA
- the prmC gene encoding peptide chain release factor N(5)-glutamine methyltransferase — protein sequence MTIQSAFASLVTAIRPVYDAREAANIAHLVMEHITGLGKLDRVVHKDADLSPAQETQYQQALNDLLEHRPVQHITGKSWFYGLELVVNDQVLIPRPETEELVEWILLDHPSKPALRLLDIGTGSGSIPIALKNQWPVADVWAMDVSAGAIAIATRNAGIQHTPIRFLHHDVLSADTYKVLPTFNIIVSNPPYIPEQEKRGMQKQVEAFEPSIALFVPDKDPLLFYRTIAMLAKEKLEPKGRLYFEIHESYGAAVTEMLKKKGFTDVQLKQDMFGKDRMVRGTRP from the coding sequence ATGACCATTCAATCTGCATTTGCCAGCCTCGTAACAGCCATCAGGCCCGTCTACGATGCCCGCGAAGCCGCGAATATCGCACACCTGGTAATGGAACATATTACCGGGCTGGGAAAACTGGACCGTGTTGTGCATAAGGACGCCGACCTGTCGCCCGCGCAGGAAACCCAATATCAGCAGGCACTGAACGACCTCCTCGAACACCGCCCCGTTCAGCACATCACTGGTAAAAGCTGGTTTTACGGGCTCGAACTGGTGGTGAACGACCAGGTACTGATCCCCCGCCCCGAAACAGAGGAGCTGGTGGAATGGATACTGCTCGACCATCCTTCCAAACCCGCGCTGCGCCTGCTCGACATCGGCACCGGCAGCGGCAGCATTCCCATTGCATTGAAAAATCAGTGGCCTGTGGCGGACGTATGGGCGATGGACGTCAGCGCCGGCGCCATTGCCATCGCCACCCGCAATGCGGGCATCCAGCACACACCCATCCGCTTCCTGCACCACGACGTGCTATCGGCCGACACCTACAAAGTGCTCCCCACGTTCAACATCATCGTGAGCAACCCGCCGTACATCCCCGAACAGGAAAAGCGCGGCATGCAAAAGCAGGTGGAAGCCTTCGAACCTTCCATCGCGCTGTTTGTGCCAGACAAGGATCCGTTGCTCTTTTACCGCACTATCGCCATGCTGGCCAAAGAGAAGCTGGAGCCCAAAGGCAGGCTGTATTTCGAAATACATGAATCCTATGGAGCAGCAGTAACGGAGATGCTGAAGAAAAAAGGGTTTACGGATGTGCAGCTGAAGCAGGACATGTTTGGAAAAGACAGAATGGTACGCGGTACCCGCCCATAA
- a CDS encoding ExbD/TolR family protein, whose amino-acid sequence MHNGALNDILFILLLFFLIVSSLANPNVIKLMLPKAKSNTKAKQTVVVSIDAGQQFYVGTQKVSFEQLRATLVPKIPVGEVDPTIVINAEESVPISAVVSVMQIARELGAKTVLGTANPQSAAAAPANK is encoded by the coding sequence ATGCATAACGGCGCACTGAACGACATTCTGTTCATCCTGCTGTTATTCTTCCTCATCGTGTCTTCCCTGGCCAATCCCAACGTCATCAAGCTGATGTTGCCGAAGGCCAAAAGCAATACCAAAGCAAAACAGACCGTGGTAGTCAGCATCGATGCGGGCCAGCAGTTTTATGTGGGCACGCAGAAGGTGAGTTTTGAACAGCTGCGCGCAACGCTGGTGCCGAAAATCCCGGTAGGGGAGGTGGACCCCACCATCGTGATCAATGCGGAAGAATCCGTTCCCATCAGCGCGGTGGTAAGCGTGATGCAGATCGCGCGCGAATTGGGGGCCAAAACGGTGCTGGGCACCGCCAACCCGCAGAGCGCCGCGGCGGCGCCGGCTAACAAGTAG
- a CDS encoding MotA/TolQ/ExbB proton channel family protein: MSGLVTFMQVMQDSLQLAKADSLAAGANAAAATAQEIRLWDMILKGGPLMIPLGILSVIAVYVFVERFITISKAGKLESNFMPMIRDHITSGNINAARSLSKNTNSPIARMIDKGIQRIGKPIENIEKSMENVGKLEIYKMEKNLVILAIIAGIAPMFGFLGTIAGMIQTFFNISQTSDITLSTIAGGIYVKMVTSAAGLIIGLVAYIGYSYLQAQIDKVINKMEGSSSEFIDVLQEPTK, translated from the coding sequence ATGTCAGGACTCGTTACGTTCATGCAGGTTATGCAGGATTCGCTGCAGCTGGCCAAGGCCGATTCACTGGCCGCCGGCGCCAATGCTGCGGCCGCTACGGCACAGGAGATCAGGTTGTGGGATATGATTCTGAAAGGCGGACCGCTGATGATCCCGCTGGGTATACTTTCCGTGATCGCCGTATATGTTTTTGTGGAAAGATTCATTACCATTTCAAAAGCGGGCAAACTGGAAAGCAACTTCATGCCCATGATCCGCGATCATATTACTTCCGGTAACATCAACGCCGCCCGCTCGCTGTCCAAAAACACGAACAGCCCCATTGCGCGGATGATCGACAAGGGTATCCAGCGCATCGGCAAACCCATCGAAAACATCGAAAAATCCATGGAGAATGTAGGCAAGCTGGAAATCTACAAAATGGAAAAGAACCTCGTGATACTGGCCATCATCGCCGGTATTGCGCCGATGTTCGGCTTCCTCGGCACCATTGCCGGTATGATCCAGACTTTCTTCAACATTTCCCAGACCTCCGATATCACCCTCAGCACCATTGCCGGCGGTATCTACGTGAAGATGGTGACATCTGCGGCCGGCCTGATCATCGGCCTGGTGGCGTACATCGGCTACAGCTACCTGCAGGCGCAGATCGACAAGGTGATCAATAAAATGGAAGGTTCCTCTTCAGAGTTCATCGACGTGCTGCAGGAACCGACCAAATAA
- the pepT gene encoding peptidase T, with amino-acid sequence MEYTVKERFLRYVQIDTQSDPLSTTFPSTEKQKDLARLLVQELQEAGIKDAEMDEHGYVYATIPATTAKQVPVICLCAHMDTASDCSGTNVKPIVHAAWDGKDIVLPDDSSQVISVKDHPYLADKKGHDIITASGATLLGADNKAGVAEIMDAARYLVQHPEIKHGAIRILFTPDEEVGRGVEHVNMEKLGAQFGYTMDGGELGSLEDETFSADGVQITIQGISVHPGAAKGKLVSAIKVAAEIVAELPKDILSPETTEDRQGFIHPVRIQGTVEKAAIDFIIRDFTVPELQGHEFYLRKIMDTIVQKHPGATATFKVTEQYRNMKEVLDKHPQVVAFAEEAIRRAGVEPLKMSIRGGTDGSRLSFMGLPCPNIFTGEMALHSKHEYISVQDMEKAVDTIIHLVQVWEEKS; translated from the coding sequence ATGGAATATACCGTAAAAGAGCGCTTCCTGCGTTATGTGCAGATCGATACGCAGTCGGACCCGCTCAGCACCACTTTCCCTTCCACCGAAAAGCAAAAAGACCTGGCGCGCCTGCTGGTACAGGAATTGCAGGAAGCCGGCATCAAGGATGCCGAAATGGATGAGCACGGGTATGTATATGCCACCATTCCCGCCACCACCGCCAAACAGGTGCCCGTCATCTGCCTCTGCGCACATATGGACACGGCCTCCGATTGCAGCGGCACGAATGTGAAACCCATCGTGCATGCGGCCTGGGACGGAAAAGACATTGTATTGCCGGACGACAGTTCGCAGGTGATCAGCGTCAAAGACCATCCGTACCTCGCGGATAAAAAGGGGCACGACATCATCACCGCCAGCGGCGCCACCCTGCTGGGGGCCGACAACAAAGCCGGCGTGGCCGAGATCATGGACGCCGCCCGGTACCTGGTGCAGCACCCGGAGATCAAACATGGCGCCATCCGCATCCTGTTCACGCCCGACGAGGAAGTGGGCCGCGGGGTGGAGCACGTGAACATGGAGAAGCTGGGGGCGCAGTTCGGGTACACGATGGACGGCGGTGAGCTGGGCTCGCTGGAAGACGAAACCTTTTCCGCCGACGGCGTGCAGATCACCATACAGGGCATCAGCGTTCATCCCGGCGCCGCAAAGGGCAAACTCGTCAGCGCCATCAAGGTTGCGGCGGAAATCGTGGCGGAACTGCCGAAAGACATTCTTTCGCCGGAAACCACCGAAGACCGCCAGGGTTTTATTCATCCCGTACGCATACAGGGCACGGTGGAAAAAGCGGCCATCGATTTTATCATCCGCGATTTCACCGTACCGGAGCTGCAGGGGCACGAGTTTTATCTCCGCAAGATCATGGACACCATCGTGCAAAAGCACCCCGGCGCTACCGCAACGTTCAAGGTAACGGAGCAGTACCGCAATATGAAAGAGGTGCTCGACAAACATCCGCAGGTGGTGGCCTTCGCCGAAGAAGCCATCCGCCGCGCCGGCGTGGAGCCGCTCAAAATGAGCATCCGCGGCGGAACGGACGGTTCCAGGCTATCATTTATGGGCCTGCCCTGCCCGAATATTTTTACCGGCGAAATGGCCCTGCACAGCAAACATGAGTACATCAGCGTGCAGGATATGGAGAAGGCGGTGGATACGATTATCCACCTCGTTCAGGTATGGGAAGAGAAGAGTTGA
- a CDS encoding FKBP-type peptidyl-prolyl cis-trans isomerase, with protein MQQVKTGDTVRVHYHGRLQNGQTFDSSEGRDPLEFTVGAGMVIKGFDSGVLDMKPGDKKTLNIPVEEAYGPKSDEMIMDYPKANIPADLNISVGMDLQMSNPQGQVFQVKVAAIGSEFITLDANHPLAGEPLIFDIELVEIV; from the coding sequence ATGCAACAGGTAAAGACCGGAGATACCGTACGGGTACATTATCACGGACGTTTACAGAATGGTCAGACCTTTGATTCTTCAGAAGGCAGGGATCCGTTGGAGTTTACTGTAGGCGCCGGTATGGTGATCAAGGGGTTTGACAGCGGCGTGCTGGATATGAAGCCGGGCGACAAAAAGACCCTGAATATTCCCGTAGAGGAAGCTTACGGTCCGAAAAGCGACGAAATGATCATGGACTACCCGAAAGCGAACATCCCGGCAGACCTGAACATTTCCGTGGGCATGGATTTGCAGATGAGCAACCCCCAGGGCCAGGTATTCCAGGTGAAAGTAGCCGCCATCGGTTCAGAGTTCATCACCCTCGATGCCAACCACCCCCTCGCCGGTGAACCGTTGATCTTCGATATCGAACTGGTAGAAATCGTTTAA